A single genomic interval of Streptomyces sp. 1222.5 harbors:
- a CDS encoding glycosyltransferase family 2 protein, whose amino-acid sequence MLISIVAPCYNEEDVVERFHQEVQKVADDLLPLGHDMEFVYVDDGSRDRTLAVLRHLADLDPRVRYVSFSRNFGKEAALLAGLRHASGDAVIVMDADLQHPPELIRRMVELREQGHDQVIARRSRTGDRLTRTLTARLYYRLVNRLVDVELVDGVGDFRLLSRRVADAVLALTEYNRFSKGLFAWVGFPSTTFEYENAVREAGRSSWNLRGLLNYGLDGLLSFNNRPLRAALWLGMGLLLCAGLYTAWIVGAALANGVQTPGYVTIITAVTALAGVQMVMLGVIGEYTGRIYYEVKGRPHFLVKATNVERAKDLIP is encoded by the coding sequence ATGCTGATATCGATCGTCGCACCCTGCTACAACGAGGAAGACGTCGTGGAACGCTTCCACCAGGAGGTGCAGAAGGTCGCCGACGACCTGCTGCCGCTCGGCCACGACATGGAGTTCGTGTACGTCGACGACGGCAGCCGCGACCGCACCCTCGCCGTCCTCCGGCACCTCGCCGACCTCGACCCGCGGGTGCGCTACGTCTCCTTCAGCCGCAACTTCGGCAAGGAGGCCGCCCTGCTCGCGGGCCTGCGGCACGCCTCGGGCGACGCGGTGATCGTCATGGACGCCGACCTGCAGCACCCGCCGGAGCTGATCCGGCGCATGGTGGAACTGCGGGAACAGGGCCACGACCAGGTCATCGCCAGGCGCTCGCGCACCGGTGACCGCCTCACCCGGACCCTCACCGCGCGCCTGTACTACCGGCTCGTCAACCGCCTGGTCGACGTCGAACTCGTCGACGGCGTGGGCGACTTCCGGCTGCTGTCGCGCAGGGTCGCGGACGCGGTGCTGGCCCTCACCGAGTACAACCGCTTCTCCAAGGGCCTGTTCGCCTGGGTGGGCTTCCCGAGCACGACCTTCGAGTACGAGAACGCCGTCCGCGAGGCCGGCCGCAGCTCCTGGAACCTGCGCGGCCTGCTCAACTACGGCCTGGACGGCCTGCTGTCCTTCAACAACCGCCCGCTGCGCGCCGCCCTGTGGCTCGGCATGGGCCTGCTGCTGTGCGCGGGCCTCTACACCGCCTGGATCGTGGGCGCCGCGCTCGCCAACGGGGTCCAGACCCCCGGCTATGTGACCATCATCACCGCCGTCACCGCCCTCGCGGGCGTCCAGATGGTCATGCTGGGAGTGATCGGGGAGTACACCGGCCGCATCTACTACGAGGTGAAGGGCCGCCCGCACTTCCTGGTGAAGGCGACCAACGTGGAACGCGCGAAAGACCTCATTCCTTGA
- a CDS encoding GtrA family protein, whose protein sequence is MKRQIITFALVGVINTATYYCLYLLFLMWLPYLAAHVLAFALSMVGSFFLNARFTYRTRPTWRKFLLFPLTNATNFVITTAGVYVIVDVLHAGSRFAPLLASAAAIPVTFVVSRWVMLPGHETGSIA, encoded by the coding sequence TTGAAGCGACAGATCATCACCTTCGCACTGGTCGGTGTGATCAACACCGCCACCTATTACTGCCTCTATCTGCTGTTCCTGATGTGGCTGCCCTATCTCGCCGCCCACGTGCTCGCCTTCGCGCTCAGCATGGTCGGTTCCTTTTTCCTGAATGCGCGCTTCACCTACCGGACGCGGCCCACCTGGCGGAAATTCCTGCTGTTCCCGCTGACCAACGCGACCAACTTCGTGATCACCACGGCCGGGGTGTACGTCATCGTCGACGTCCTGCACGCGGGCAGCCGCTTCGCCCCACTGCTCGCCTCCGCGGCGGCGATCCCGGTCACCTTCGTCGTCTCCCGCTGGGTGATGCTCCCCGGCCACGAGACCGGGTCGATTGCATAA
- the argC gene encoding N-acetyl-gamma-glutamyl-phosphate reductase translates to MVVRAAVAGASGYAGGELLRLLLAHPEVEIGALTGNTNAGQRLGALQPHLLPLAGRVLTETTAEHLAGHDVVFLALPHGQSAAVAERLGPDVLVVDMGADFRLRNAADWETYYGSPHAGTWPYGLPELPGARAALEGSKRIAVPGCYPTAVTLALFPAYAAGLAEPEAVIVAASGTSGAGKAPKPHLLGSEVMGSMSPYGVGGGHRHTPEMIQNLSGAAGKRVAVSFTPMLAPMPRGILATCSASAVAGVTADSVRAVYEKAYADEPFVHLLPEGQWPATASVHGSNAVQVQVAYDASMGRIIAISAIDNLTKGTAGGAVQSMNLALGLDETTGLSTIGVAP, encoded by the coding sequence ATGGTGGTACGTGCGGCGGTGGCCGGGGCGAGCGGATACGCGGGCGGAGAGCTCCTGCGCCTGCTCCTCGCGCACCCCGAGGTCGAGATCGGCGCCCTGACCGGCAACACGAACGCCGGGCAGCGGCTCGGCGCGCTCCAGCCGCACCTGCTGCCGCTGGCCGGCCGCGTGCTCACCGAGACCACGGCCGAGCACCTCGCCGGGCACGACGTGGTCTTCCTGGCGCTGCCCCACGGGCAGTCCGCCGCCGTCGCCGAGCGGCTCGGCCCCGACGTCCTCGTCGTCGACATGGGCGCCGACTTCCGGCTGCGGAACGCGGCCGACTGGGAGACGTACTACGGCTCGCCGCACGCCGGCACCTGGCCCTACGGCCTCCCCGAACTTCCGGGTGCCCGCGCCGCGCTGGAGGGGTCCAAGCGCATCGCGGTGCCCGGTTGCTACCCCACCGCCGTCACCCTCGCCCTGTTCCCTGCCTACGCGGCGGGGCTCGCCGAACCCGAGGCGGTGATCGTCGCCGCGTCCGGCACCTCCGGCGCCGGCAAGGCGCCCAAGCCGCACCTGCTCGGCAGCGAGGTCATGGGCTCGATGTCGCCGTACGGCGTCGGCGGCGGCCACCGGCACACCCCCGAGATGATCCAGAACCTCAGCGGTGCGGCGGGGAAGCGGGTCGCGGTGTCCTTCACCCCGATGCTGGCGCCGATGCCCCGCGGCATCCTGGCCACGTGCAGCGCCTCCGCCGTGGCGGGGGTGACGGCCGACTCCGTCCGCGCGGTCTACGAGAAGGCCTACGCCGACGAGCCCTTCGTCCACCTGCTCCCCGAGGGCCAGTGGCCCGCGACGGCGTCCGTCCACGGTTCCAACGCCGTTCAGGTGCAGGTCGCGTACGACGCCTCCATGGGTCGCATCATCGCGATCAGTGCCATCGACAACCTGACCAAGGGCACCGCGGGCGGTGCCGTACAGAGCATGAACCTCGCCCTGGGACTCGACGAGACCACCGGGCTTTCCACGATCGGAGTCGCACCGTGA
- the argJ gene encoding bifunctional glutamate N-acetyltransferase/amino-acid acetyltransferase ArgJ produces the protein MSVTAAKGFTAAGIAAGIKENGNPDLALVVNDGPRRAAAGVFTSNRVKAAPVLWSEQVLKGGQVSAVVLNSGGANACTGPKGFQDTHATAEKAAEVLGRGAIEIAVCSTGLIGVLLPMDKLLPGIETAAAQLSEHGGEKAAIAIKTTDTVHKTSVVTKAGWTVGGMAKGAGMLAPGLATMLVVLTTDADLGDEELDKALRAATRVTFDRVDSDGCMSTNDTVLLLASGASGVTPEYAEFAEAVRQVCDDLGRQLIGDAEGASKDIKVEVINAASEEDAVEVGRSVARNNLLKCALHGEDPNWGRVLSAIGTTGAVFEPDQLNVAINGVWVCKNGSVGEDRELVDMRYREVHIVADLAAGSDTATIWTNDLTADYVHENSAYSS, from the coding sequence GTGAGCGTCACGGCAGCCAAGGGATTCACGGCGGCGGGCATCGCCGCCGGGATCAAGGAGAACGGCAACCCCGACCTGGCCCTCGTGGTCAACGACGGGCCCCGCCGTGCCGCCGCGGGCGTCTTCACCTCCAACCGCGTGAAGGCCGCGCCGGTGCTGTGGTCCGAGCAGGTCCTCAAGGGCGGCCAGGTGTCCGCCGTGGTACTCAACTCCGGCGGCGCCAACGCCTGCACCGGACCCAAGGGCTTCCAGGACACCCACGCAACCGCCGAGAAGGCCGCCGAGGTGCTCGGCCGGGGCGCCATCGAGATCGCGGTCTGCTCCACCGGCCTGATCGGCGTCCTGCTGCCCATGGACAAGCTGCTCCCGGGCATCGAGACGGCCGCCGCGCAACTCTCCGAGCACGGCGGTGAGAAGGCCGCCATCGCCATCAAGACCACCGACACCGTCCACAAGACCTCCGTCGTGACGAAGGCCGGCTGGACCGTCGGCGGAATGGCCAAGGGTGCCGGCATGCTCGCCCCGGGCCTCGCCACCATGCTGGTCGTCCTCACCACCGACGCCGACCTCGGCGACGAGGAGCTGGACAAGGCCCTGCGTGCCGCGACCAGGGTCACCTTCGACCGCGTCGACTCCGACGGCTGCATGTCCACCAACGACACCGTCCTGCTGCTCGCCTCCGGCGCCTCCGGCGTCACCCCGGAGTACGCCGAGTTCGCCGAGGCCGTCAGGCAGGTCTGCGACGACCTCGGCCGGCAGCTCATCGGGGACGCCGAGGGCGCCAGCAAGGACATCAAGGTCGAGGTGATCAACGCGGCGAGCGAGGAGGACGCCGTCGAGGTGGGACGCTCCGTCGCCCGCAACAACCTCCTCAAGTGCGCCCTGCACGGCGAGGACCCCAACTGGGGCCGGGTCCTCTCCGCGATCGGCACCACCGGGGCCGTCTTCGAGCCGGACCAGCTCAACGTCGCCATCAACGGCGTCTGGGTCTGCAAGAACGGCTCCGTCGGCGAGGACCGCGAACTGGTCGACATGCGCTATCGCGAGGTGCACATCGTCGCCGACCTCGCCGCCGGCTCCGACACCGCGACGATCTGGACCAACGACCTCACCGCCGACTACGTCCACGAGAACAGCGCCTACTCCTCATGA